The sequence below is a genomic window from Hippocampus zosterae strain Florida chromosome 7, ASM2543408v3, whole genome shotgun sequence.
TGATCATATGATTGATGACGATGGGgtcggggtgctggagcagccCGGCCAGTTTCATGGGAATCTCAGAGAACCTCATGCGATTGCAGCCAAATATCTGATCATGTAAAGAAAAGTAGACTCGAGGTGAAATAATAACCGCGGTGGCCGTCCAAGTCGCGCTCGGGTGCCGTGTTCTCGCCCGACCTTTCTGAAATAGTGATTGCAGTTGATGTACTCCTTCTCGTGGCTGTCTTGCAGCTTGTTGTTCTTGATGTAGAGCCAAAGAGCCTGCATGATGCTGGCCCGTGTCTGCGTGTGCACGCCCAGCAGCCGAGCCAGCCGCAGATCCAGTTTGTACTGCGGcggctgtgcaaaaaaaaaaaaaaagctgttgagtatttatttttttcaaaatgatgtgTGAGAAAAGTGGCGGCGCGAAGGAGCGCACCCACCTGGTGGTCGAGCATGAGCAGCAGGGTGCATTTGACGTTGACGTCGCCGGGCCTTTTGACCTGGAAACCGTCCGTCTCCTGAGTGGTGGGCATTCGGTGCCACTGACGCAAGAAATATGTTGAATAAATAACATTCCGTATCAACCATTTCACCATTTAAGGTTATATTGGTGAAATGAACAATAGCCCAAGACCAACAACTTGCTTGCTAAATCTTTCTGTCAAccagactttttaaaattttatttataattgtcaTCGTTTCTTTTATTCGAGTTTAGTTTCTTCTTCTCATCAATTTGTTTGTGCATTTACTGACGCTAGTAGCTAGCTTCAGAGGAAAGTAAggcggcagccattttgaaaaggCCCGCTTGAACGTCGACGTGTTGTAATCAAATGGCGTCAGGCCAACGTCCAGATGGGAGATCCCCGAGCGCCGAGCCTGAACCACGTCAAACAAAGGcccttccccccccaaaaaaaggcttttaaCGATTCCAGCTGAATTCCACTTTTCCTTGGGTTCAAGTCAGGCTGGCGAGAAGCATCGCTGCGCTCCACATGTTGGAATTCAAAGTGGAATACTTGCAAAGTTATGTCATACCTCCACCAAATGGTTGTCGGGTCCGTAGAGCTCCTTATCGAGCTCGATCACCAGGCTCTTGAAGAAAGATGAGAACTTCCTCTTCTGCTTGCCAGGCTGGGGTACGCAGAAGACAGAAAACACTCGATAACCGGACATTGAGTTGATCTCGATTAAaagtctagctagctagctagctagctgtgtcGATTTTGCTGTTGTACTGACAAAGATAATGTCATCTAAATAAAGCCAGAGTTCATTGCCGTTTCTATAATTGCAGTTCTTGCAGGGCTTGCAGCTGCATTTGCTGCGCGCTGACcaaattgggggggggcggcgaaGCATAAAAAGTGCAGACAAACAGAAAAAAGCCGCGAGCGCGCTCGGTCCCTCCCTCGCCCCGTGGAAGCATGTTTGCACAACACTTCTTCTCCGACATCCTCCCTGGCCTGCGAACCGCATGCCTGAACATCCCCTTCATGTGGCCCCAGATGACACCGCCAGCGGTGCTGGGATTGATGGCGGGAGGAGAGGCATGTCAGCCTCCTGGTATGTAAGGGCCTGCGGTTTCAATTCCCGCCTTTTAAAACGAGCGCGAGGAGAGGAGAGACGTAACGACGCGGCCCAGAAGTACAACGCCGGCAAAAGAGATTGCAGGGGAATTGGCTTACTTCTTCCAGAAGTTTTCCCTCCACTCGCAATTCCCAGGAGGACACCTTCTCCGTCTCCTCGCCCTCGGGCTTGCACGGGGTGAACGTGTTGGAGATGTAGATCCTCAGCTTGCGCTTTTGCTGCGTGgtcaaaaaaaaggaagcaaacaAAGCGGAGCTGTGAGACAAGCTGGCGTCTGCTAAATCAAGAGTGAAGGTTGAGAAATtacaagcagattttttttgggggggggggcgtcataaAGATGTTTGTCATTTACAGCATGTGACACCAACCATAAATGGCTGAAATATAGCGAGAAATAAATGGCGTAATCATGAAGTTCACTGAATATAATTTGTAGCTCAAGTACTATTACTTATACTAGTACTAGTATTACTAGTACTAGTATTACTAGTACTAGTATACTGTGATATCTCGGCGATGTTGCGTACCATAATGGGCTTCTTTATAGCTTCCTGTATCTCCATGCGCTTACGGGCGATGGTCTGATCCAGTTTCCTCTCAAAGGCCAAGAGGTCCATGTAGGCCTGAGACTCTGGCACCAAGTCGCGGATCTACGGCGTGAACACGGATGTACGCTTTTAAAGAATAACCACTGACAATTCCCAGAAAAGCTTCCCGGAGGTGCAAAAGTCTCTTACTCTCTGTGGGAGAACCTTGTCAGCCATCTTGCGTCTTTTTGCcctaatggaggaaaaaaaagcccacatgATTATGCTCATTAACTGCCAACTAACATCTGATAAATGATTTCACATTTCACCACGACTCGTTAAACACATCATTGTTTCGCGAATCCATCACACACATAAATGGTCTGGCAATTATTTGCGCTTCACGACACAGCTCCAACCCATTTATGAATCCGTTCACGGATTCTCGGAAGACTCCCAAAGTGTTGCTTTGGGCGCAACTTCATTCTTCTCCGCAGAGACTTGGGCAGCCCATGAAAGAGCTTCATTGTGGAGGAGACTGCAAGCGCAAGCCTCACCTCAAGGCTCGTCGCGGTTATGAGCGTGGCATCGCAGAGCGCTTTCATGTCCAAAATAGCCACCGATCTCCAGTCACGGGACGCTGCGATGACCGTTTGTTTGGAGATGCGATCGCTGTTTAGTGCTCGACAAACAGGCTGCGATGGACATTAGGGACATTTTGCTCgttagctagcttgctagctcaTCAAAATGGAGATATGAGCTTAGTGGAATCCAAACACGAAATGGTGGTGCACTGATTGCGTCACTTCGATGACACAGAGGAGAAGTTGAGAGGTCTGTTGCAATTCCACAGCCTGTCTTGAGCAATCACATTTATTAAGAACCGTTAGTTCTTCTTGcgtcacacacactctcacttcTTCAGTCCATACCCGCGCCGGTGGCCTCCCAGCgcctcttgctgctgctgctggtggtggtggtgatgaaaTAAACGCTTGCGCGAGGCGTCCAGGGTTGCCGGGGGCCCCATGGTGGGCCGCATGGGCATGCTGCCGTATGAGGGACCGGGATGGTGCCCCCCCATTGAACCCATTGGGCCCCCAACTCTGCCGAGTGGCATCCCGGGACGCTGGCAGGGTAAAGGAAAAGCGTTGCTTTAGAAGGATGATCAGCTACAAAAACAATAATGGCTCTTTATGAttgaatgtttattttgaaCGGGAAAATGATGACATTGTAACACTCGTTTTCCACAACTTCTAACTTCCCCACGATCTCCTAATAATTTTGATGAGTATCTGTGCTCGGAGTCTTAATATTTCTGTCAACTTTGTCATTTTACTCTCGGCATTTGAAAACGGATACTTTGCAAACAGTACGGTGAACTACGGGGGCTTGCAAAAAGGGTGGACATTTTAGGGGACTTATCGCAGAATTTGGCCACTTTCTAAGACCTCAACGTTTCATTCTTCTGCTCCATTTTCATGATGACCGAGCGATTGTGATGCAAGCACCCAAAGGACTTTTTGGTGATATTGCCCCACATGTTTGCTTGACCCAAATGACATCTGCAAGGCTCACTGGCAACACGGTGCTGGTgttaaacttttatttttacttttacccAAAGAGCCACCGTCTTTTGAacgattaaacaaaaaaaaaaggttgaaaaagTTTCTTCGTGATTGTGCGCTAACTACGTTGGAGTTAGTTCCTTTCAAATGCGGAAGAAGCACGGGACACGCAGCTTGTGCCTCGCCTTCAGCGTTATGAAAACAACTAGTtttcaaagcaaactctgaacgTGGACAGAAAAACGGTCGGATAACTTTTACTCGGCAAAATCGAACCGAatataagtgaaaaaaaaacaaagtaaaaagacGAACCTGCATGTACTGCGGTGCGCCGCTCAAGGAGCGGGGGTAACCCGCCGCAGTTGGCGGCATCCCGGGCATCCTCAAGCCGGCAGCCAGTCCAACGTTCATCGGGCTCAGGCTGGGGCTCATAGTCGGACCCGCGAAGCTTCCCC
It includes:
- the smarcd2 gene encoding SWI/SNF-related matrix-associated actin-dependent regulator of chromatin subfamily D member 2 isoform X2, which translates into the protein MSTRGSFAGPTMSPSLSPMNVGLAAGLRMPGMPPTAAGYPRSLSGAPQYMQRPGMPLGRVGGPMGSMGGHHPGPSYGSMPMRPTMGPPATLDASRKRLFHHHHHQQQQQEALGGHRRGAKRRKMADKVLPQRIRDLVPESQAYMDLLAFERKLDQTIARKRMEIQEAIKKPIMQKRKLRIYISNTFTPCKPEGEETEKVSSWELRVEGKLLEEPGKQKRKFSSFFKSLVIELDKELYGPDNHLVEWHRMPTTQETDGFQVKRPGDVNVKCTLLLMLDHQPPQYKLDLRLARLLGVHTQTRASIMQALWLYIKNNKLQDSHEKEYINCNHYFRKIFGCNRMRFSEIPMKLAGLLQHPDPIVINHMISVDPTDQKKTACYDIDVEVDDPLKSQMSSFLSSTTNQQEITALETKIHETIEYINQLKTERDFMLSFSNNPQDFIQDWLKSQCRDLKVMTDVTGNPEEERRTEFYQAPWMPEAVGRYVYSKVQQRRQELEQVLGIRLT
- the smarcd2 gene encoding SWI/SNF-related matrix-associated actin-dependent regulator of chromatin subfamily D member 2 isoform X3; translated protein: MSTRGSFAGPTMSPSLSPMNVGLAAGLRMPGMPPTAAGYPRSLSGAPQYMQRPGMPLGRVGGPMGSMGGHHPGPSYGSMPMRPTMGPPATLDASRKRLFHHHHHQQQQQEALGGHRRGYGLKKAKRRKMADKVLPQRIRDLVPESQAYMDLLAFERKLDQTIARKRMEIQEAIKKPIMQKRKLRIYISNTFTPCKPEGEETEKVSSWELRVEGKLLEEWHRMPTTQETDGFQVKRPGDVNVKCTLLLMLDHQPPQYKLDLRLARLLGVHTQTRASIMQALWLYIKNNKLQDSHEKEYINCNHYFRKIFGCNRMRFSEIPMKLAGLLQHPDPIVINHMISVDPTDQKKTACYDIDVEVDDPLKSQMSSFLSSTTNQQEITALETKIHETIEYINQLKTERDFMLSFSNNPQDFIQDWLKSQCRDLKVMTDVTGNPEEERRTEFYQAPWMPEAVGRYVYSKVQQRRQELEQVLGIRLT
- the smarcd2 gene encoding SWI/SNF-related matrix-associated actin-dependent regulator of chromatin subfamily D member 2 isoform X1; translated protein: MSTRGSFAGPTMSPSLSPMNVGLAAGLRMPGMPPTAAGYPRSLSGAPQYMQRPGMPLGRVGGPMGSMGGHHPGPSYGSMPMRPTMGPPATLDASRKRLFHHHHHQQQQQEALGGHRRGYGLKKAKRRKMADKVLPQRIRDLVPESQAYMDLLAFERKLDQTIARKRMEIQEAIKKPIMQKRKLRIYISNTFTPCKPEGEETEKVSSWELRVEGKLLEEPGKQKRKFSSFFKSLVIELDKELYGPDNHLVEWHRMPTTQETDGFQVKRPGDVNVKCTLLLMLDHQPPQYKLDLRLARLLGVHTQTRASIMQALWLYIKNNKLQDSHEKEYINCNHYFRKIFGCNRMRFSEIPMKLAGLLQHPDPIVINHMISVDPTDQKKTACYDIDVEVDDPLKSQMSSFLSSTTNQQEITALETKIHETIEYINQLKTERDFMLSFSNNPQDFIQDWLKSQCRDLKVMTDVTGNPEEERRTEFYQAPWMPEAVGRYVYSKVQQRRQELEQVLGIRLT